Proteins encoded by one window of Lathyrus oleraceus cultivar Zhongwan6 chromosome 1, CAAS_Psat_ZW6_1.0, whole genome shotgun sequence:
- the LOC127098527 gene encoding eukaryotic translation initiation factor 4 gamma-like, producing the protein MLFEKLEVLCELLVDFNNLKRNTIDLTEELEKQGWGNYFKRLHGPVYTFLVKEFLRGAKERLEVRLVHEAKERAKKEAEEKARQEAKEKAGKKAEEKAANEAATAEAKASTEEATHVAAEEATKTTEVALTRVFLQDISEQGKLNQYLRNKQSNLRNSGKKLSNPENPYDIKKI; encoded by the exons ATGCTATTTGAGAAGTTGGAAGTGTTATGTGAACTGCTGGTGGATTTCAACAACTTAAAGAGAAACACTATTGATCTTACTGAAGAATTAGAGAAACAAGGTTGGGGGAACTACTTCAAGAGGCTCCATGGTCCTGTATACACATTCCTTGTAAAGGAATTCTTGAG AGGAGCTAAAGAAAGACTAGAGGTGCGTCTGGTGCATGAAGCTAAAGAGAGGGCCaagaaggaagctgaagagaaggCTAGGCAGGAAGCTAAGGAGAAGGCCGGGAAGAAAGCTGAGGAAAAAGCTGCCAATGAAGCTGCTACTGCAGAAGCTAAAGCTAGCACTGAAGAAGCAACACACGTAGCTGCAGAGGAAGCTACAAAGACTACTGAAGTTGCTCTGACTCGAG TGTTTTTACAAGATATATCTGAACAAGGAAAACTGAATCAGTATCTGAGAAATAAGCAAAGCAAtctaagaaactctggtaagaaaCTATCTAACCCTGAAAACCCATATGATATAAAGAAAATCTAA